Part of the Labrenzia sp. PHM005 genome is shown below.
TGGTCGGCATTCGTAAACACATACAAGGAAACTTACCCCAAAGGATTCCCGTCCCCATCATTGTTCGCCCACGCCTACTACATCAATACAAAGGCGGCATTGTTGGCGCTTGACGAAGTCGGCGGCGATTTATCCGATGGCGGCGTGAAATACCGGGAAGCCCTGTCAAATCTGTCGTTTGAAACGCCGACAGGCATGGTCAGGCTTGATGAGAGGCGCAATGCGATCGCCGATGTATTCCTAACCGAAGTTGTTGAAGGTCCAGACGGAAACCTCGTAAATGCGACATTGAGCATTACCCCGCAAGTTACGCAAACGCTGGGAGCTTCCTACGAGGACTTTTTGAAGCACGGCCCGGTCAGCCGCGAAAACCCGGCCTGCGAGTAAATCCGAGTATGGAACGCAGCGACGCTCTTTCCCGGCTACAGTCTTCAGGGCAATACGCTCTGGAGCTGGAGGCAGTCAGCCGCCATTTCGGTTCTTTGGTGGCTCTCGCGGATATCAATCTTGCAGTGCGAGCCGGAGAGCGCCGTGCCATCCTGGGCTCAAACGGGGCAGGGAAAACGACACTTTTCAATGCGGTGACCGGAGATTTTCCGGTCACTACCGGACGAATCCGGTTTTTTGGAGAAGATGTCACCAGTCTCCCCGCTCAAGAACGGATCCGGCGCGGTTTGCGCCGGACCTATCAGATCTCACTGTTGTTTGAAACCATGAGCGTGCGTGACAATCTCTTCGTCGCCTGCCGGGGCGTGGCGCCGAACAGGGCGTCCCTCAAACGCTCTGGTCCGTCAGACCCAGCCGGTGAGTCAGCACAGATCCTCGCAGAGGCGGTCCACTTGGCAGAAGTTCTCGACGCGCCAGTCGGCACACTCAGCTATGGCCAGCAGCGCCAGCTTGAGATCGGCATGGCACTCGCGGGTGCGCCACGGTTCATATTGTTCGACGAACCGGCTGCCGGGTTGTCTCCAACTGAGCGATCAGAGTTGGTTGAAATCCTAACCGCTCTACCTCCGCATATCGGTTACGTGATCATTGAACACGATATGGATGTGGCACTGAGGGTCACTGAAAGGGTTTCCATGATGCACAACGGCCGGGTCTTCAAGGAAGGAACGCCTGAGGAAATCGAAAGCGACCCGGAAGTGCAAGCGCTCTATCTGGGAGACAGTCATGGCTGATTCCGGTCCGGTCCTGTCTGTTCATGGGCTCAATGTCTATTACGGTTCTTCCCACGCGCTTCAAGGTGTTGATATTGCGCTTGATCAGGGGGTGCATGCCGTCCTTGGCCGCAACGGCATGGGAAAGACAACGCTGTGCAACGCAATCATGGGGCTTGTACCCGTTCAATCCGGGTCGATCCGCTTTGATGGCCGGGACATAACCGGTCTGGCGCCGAACCGAATTGCCTCAATGGGCATCGGATATACGCCGCAAGGACGGCGGCTCTGGCCATCCTTGAGCGTTGACGAACATCTCCGGCTCTGTGCAAAAGCAAAATCGGCCTGGTCTGTTGAGCGTATCTACGAAACGTTTCCAAGACTGGCGGAGCGGCGGAACAATGGCGGTGGACAGTTGTCCGGCGGCGAGCAGCAAATGCTGGCGATTGCCCGTGCTCTTTTGCCGGGGCCGCGTCTTCTGGTGATGGACGAGCCCACTGAAGGCCTCGCACCAGTGATTGTTGATCAGGTCGTCGAACTGCTTTGTCAGCTTGAAGCCGAGCGCGAAGTCTCCGTCCTTTTGATCGAACAGAACCTCGCCGTTGCAACGTCATGTGCCGAAGACGTTTCAATCATGGTCAACGGCCAAATCAAACACGTGCTTGGCACTGCGGAACTTGCAGCGGACCGGCAATTGCAGGAGCGCTTGTTAGGGGTAGGGCGGCATTCACATGATGGCGACAACGGCTCGTCCGAAACGTCGCAGATTACCCGGCAGCAAAGCCCTTCTCGCAAAACCCCCGCAGTTTCAAAAGCAAGCAACAGCGTGCCGGAAGCCCGTGCAGTCCCGCTTAACGATTACACACCTCCGCCACGATGGTCAGCTGACAGTTGGAAGGATCAAGAAGCTCCAGTGAAACATTCTCCAAATTCAAATGGCCAGATACCTGAAGCCGTAAAAACTGCCCCTAAACCAACATCTTTGGGGGACGTCATCATCGTTGCAGGCACGTTTGACACCAAGGCACCGGAACTAAATTTTCTGCGCGAACGCCTTCTCGCGCAACGCTTGCCGGTTCGCACCGTGGATCTGTCCACATCAGGAAAACCGTCTTCTGCCGACATTCCACCACATCATGTCGCTGCGTTTCATCCGCATGGTGCAGCAGGTGTATTCACCGGTGACCGGGGAACTGCTGTTGCTGCGATGGCCGACGCTTTCGAAGCCTGGGTTAAATCGGCACAGGGGATACGGGGGATGATTTCCGCAGCTGGTTCCGGCGGCACGTCTTTGGTGACACCGGCTATGCGCGCGATGGCTGTTGGTGTGCCCAAAATGATGATCTCTACCGTTGCTTCAGGCGATGTCGGGCAATACGTCGGTCCATCTGACATTATGATGATGTATTCGGTTACGGATGTTCAAGGCATAAACCGCATCTCGGCGCAGGTTCTAGCCAATGGGGCCAATGCCCTGGCCGGTGCAGTCAACTATGCGCGGTCCAGTCCCCTCGAAATTGAGAATTCCAAGCCGCCGATCGGCCTAACAATGTTCGGGGTAACCACTCAGTGCGTCCAGAGCATCGTTTCAGATCTGGAAGATTCTTACGAGTGCCTGGTGTTCCACGCGACCGGGACCGGTGGTCAGTCGATGGAAAAGCTCGCCGACAGCGGCATGCTGACAGGCGTACTTGATATTACGACGACCGAAGTCTGCGACATGATGATGGGCGGCGTGATGCCGGCGACCGAAGACAGGTTTGGCGCAGTCATCCGTTCCAGGATCCCTTACGTCGGCTCGGTCGGTGCACTCGACATGGTCAATTGGCATGCGCGGAGAACCGTACCTGACAAATACAGGGATCGTCTTTTCTACGAACACAATCCGCAAGTGACGCTCATGCGCACGACTGTGGAGGAAAATAGAAAGATGGGCCGCTGGATCGCAGAACGGCTCAATCAGATGACTGGCCCAGTCCGCTTTTTGCTGCCGCTCAAAGGTGTGTCCGCACTGGATGCTGCCGGGCAGCCCTTTGACGATGCATCCGCCCGTCAAGCTCTGTTTGATGCGATCCGGGGAACATTTGTTTCCGCATCGAACCGCAAACTCATTGAAATCGATAACAACATCAACGATCCGGAATTTAAAAGGGCCGCTGTGGCCGCCTTCGCCGAGATCGCAGAAGGGAGGACAGCGCCAAATGCCAAGATTTGAACGCGCCGAGTTACTGTCGAAATTCCAGAAGATGAAGGTGGACGGTATCCCGATCGTCGGGGGCGGCGCCGGGACGGGCCTATCAGCAAAATGTGAGGAAGCTGGCGGGATCGATCTGATCGTGATCTATAACTCCGGCCGTTATCGCATGGCAGGGCGGGGCTCTTTGTCAGGGTTGCTTGCCTATGGCAATGCGAATGAAATTGTCATGGAGATGGCGAGTGAAGTCTTGCCGGTTACCATGCATACGCCTGTGCTTGCCGGTGTCAACGGCACCGATCCCTTTTGCAACTTTGACACCTATCTGGACGATGTGAAACGCGTCGGCTTCTCCGGCATTCAGAACTTTCCAACCGTTGGTCTTATTGACGGTACCTTCCGGGCCAACCTTGAAGAGACCGGCATGTCATATGCCAATGAGGTCGATCTCATCTCCCGGGCCAGATCCAAGCAATTGTTGACGACACCATATGTGTTTTCAGCGAAGGACGCCGACGCCATGGCCCGCGCGGGTGCGGACCTAATCGTCTGCCATCTAGGTTTAACGACCGGCGGGGCCATTGGTGCTGAGACAGCGCTGAAACTTTCGGATTGTCCGGCCATGGTGGATGAATGGGCGGACGCCGCTCTTTCGGTAAATCCCGACGTCATTATCCTTGTTCATGGCGGCCCGGTCGCCATGCCAGAGGATGCGGAGTTTATTCTCAATAATACCATGAATTGCCACGGTTTTTACGGTGCTTCGTCCATGGAACGCCTGCCAGCCGAAGTGGCACTGACCGAACAAACGCGTGCTTTCAAGGCGATCCGCGCCACTGCTTGAGGAAATCAGTTATGCCCAGCACAGCTTTAACTCTGCTCATAGGCCTGTTCGTCGGGATCGTTGTAATCGTATGCCTTTTGAATTGGTTTTACCTGCGCGGCGTCTCCGGCCGCGCATATGTGCGCACCGGATTTGGTGGCCGGAAGGTGATGATTGATTCCGGAATGTTGGTTCTTCCAATCCTGCACCAGGTCACTCCCGTCAGCCTTGGCCTGTCAAAAATGGCGCTCAAGTCTGAAAGAGAGGAGGGGCTTATTACATCTGACCGTATGCGTGTTGATGTCGACGCCGAGTTTTTTGTTCAGGTCGCTGCCACGCCCGAAGCAGCCGCATTGGCGGCGGCGTCACTGGGGGATCTGACCAACCAACCGGACTTGCTCGCAGCCTTTTATGAAAGCGAATTTCTGGGTGCATTGCGCTCTGTTGCAGCCGAACACACTTTGAATGGTTTGCATGAAAATCGCGCTGGTTTTATCGACGCTGTTCAGGCGCGCATTGCGCCCGTTCTTGCAAATAACGGACTGGAGCTGTCCAGCATCGCGATCAGAAACCTCGACCAGACAGCCTTGGAGCATTTCAATCCAGCCAACAGTTTCGACGCTGAAGGTTTGACCCAGCTGATCGGCACCGTGGAGGAACGCCGGCAGCTACGCAACTCTATTGAACAGAAATCGGCTGTTGCTATTCGCGAGGCCAATCTGGCGGCAGAAAAAGAAACGCTGACCCTCGAACGAGAAAGCCAACTTGCCCGCCTGGAACAGGAACGCGACGTTGAAAAACGCCGTGCGGAGCAGGGTGCCGAAATAGCCCGCGAACAAGCGGAAAGGTCCGCAGAAGCCGAAGCGGCCCGCATCACCGGCACCCAGGCTACAAATCAGCATGAGATCGCTGCCAAGGAAGAAGTAGAACGGAGCCGTCTGGCTTCAGAACGCGCACTGGATGAAAGCCGAATCCTCCGCGAACAGGAGCGGCGGCGGCTTGAGATCGAGCGGGAGCGGTTCATAGAATTGACGAAAATCGAGAAGGCGATTGCTGTCCTTTCGAAATCCGTCGAGGAAGCTGGCGTTCGCATAGAAGCGGAAGCGCAGCTCACGGCGGCGGCAAAGGCAGACGAGAATGTTGCAATGGCACAAGACCTTTGTGCCGCTGAACGGAGCGCTGCTGTTTCGCGGATTGAGGCCGACCGTGATGCCAATGCGGAACAGGTTCTTTCAGCTGCGCACGCAGAGGCCGAGCGCCTGCGCAACGAAGCTGAGAATATTCTCACACAAGACGCCCGCGCCGGCCGGTTGCGGAGCCAGTTAATCGCCAAACTTGAAACGGTGATCGCCGAAACCGTCAAGCCCATTGAAAAGATCGACGGCATCAAATTGGTGCACATGAGCGGCGGTGAAGGCGGTGGCGGCCGCACGCCAACGGATGAAGTCATCGACAGTGCTCTGCGGTACCGTGTTCAGGCGCCAATGATTGATGAACTGATGAAGGAAATCGGTGTCGATGGCGCCAATGTTTCCAAAATGGGGGATGTTTTCCGCTCAGCAAAAGATGCTCAGAGCCTGGCCAAGGGCATCGGTGGAAATGGCAATGTGAACGGCGCTGAAAAACAACAGCAAAAGGGTCATGACAATGGTTGAAGTGTTTGTTTCATCGGTTATTCCGGCTGACGTGGATCGGGTCTGGGAAGCTGTCCGCGACTTCAACGCCATGCCGATTTGGCATCCGTTGATTGCCGACAGCCGGATTGAGACCGGCGCACCGTCCGACCAGATCGGTTGTGTCCGCAATTTCACATTGACTGATGGCAGCCGTATTCGTGAAAAACTGCTCGCTCAATCGGACCTTGAGCACAGTTTCACGTACTCCATCGTGGAGGCAGATATTCCATTGCAAAATTATGTCGCTGGAATGTCTCTCTTTCCGGTCACCGATGGCGGCGTAACCTATGCCACATGGACGGCCAAATTTACATGCCCAGAAGGTCAAGAAGACGAACTACATAAGATGGTTTCCAACGATGTGTTTCAAGCCGGTTTTGACACATTGAAACAAAGATTTAGCTGACTTTCTATTGGGAAACGAAATGCGCCTGACGCTCATTTAGAAAACTGGTCGCAACTAATAGCCGGTCTTCAGAATGGGTGCAGGTTCGGCGATCATGCGTCTTTGATGGGGAATCCGAAAAATCTGGCCTGCGTCTTCAGGATGCGCCGGTCGCGTTTTGGGACACAACAAAATATGACTTCTTAGCTGCCTGAAACCCGCCGGTGCGGTTAATCAATCAATCTAAGGAGTCACTATGCCGGCGGCTTCTTATTATCGGCGGTAACCTGACTCATAATCGATGCGCCATTGTGAATGCATAAGGGGGTACCGGGGGCGGGTATTGTCCAATCCTTATGAGGTGACGGAATTATAGGTATGGGGCGTACTGCCATTCAAAATGAGGAGAGTGCCTTATGGGCTTGCCTATCTGGCCGATTCGCATAATCAATATTATGGAACATTTTTTATTCGGTAAAACCACGGCGTTTTCTGCTGTTTGGATGATTTTCGTATCAAGCCGCTTCACTTTGCCCAGCTGACAAACCGAACTCAGGTCTCGTTGGTCAACTCATCAACATCACCGTCGATTACACGCCGTGCGGTCTCATAATCAAATCCAGCCCGGCACATGGCTGCGAGATCTTTTGTTCGGCGGTCCGCGCGTTTGGCCGGGTCTGCGAACGGTCCGAAGCGCCGGCGTTTGGCGTATCGAGCTGCGGCGTCCAATTCATCGGATGTGTCTTCCGCCAGAACCGTCTCCAAGATCTGCGGCGGAACGCCTTTGGCTCTGAGCTGCGCTTCGATCTTCTTTTTGGATTGACCTCTACGGCGCAGGCTTGCGAATTTCATTTCGGCGAAACCCAGGTCATTGACCATGCCGGTGCGCACGCATTTCTCAACGATGGTGTCGAGCATCTCTGCGAAATCGCCAGGATCCAAGTCTAGAGCCTGACAAGCCCGGTAAACCTTACGGTCCAGAACTTTTCGCAAATTGGCTTCGGTGGACGCAAATCGTTCCAGATAATGAACTGCGGCTCTGAGTAAGCGCTCTTCAGTTGGTTTTTTGTAATGCCGTTCAGCCGGCATGAATGGCCGTTTCCTTGGCGGTTTTGTCTTGCTCAGCGTTTATGGAAATCTGAAGGCCATCATAGGCAGGTTCAATGCCCGCCGGCAGTTCTTCTGATAAGGCCTTATAATCTAAGTCATTGTGCAGATTTGTAAAAATCGCTTTCTTCGGTGCTAATTCCGCAGTCCATTCCAGCGCATCATCGAGATTAAAATGGCTCGGATGGGGTCTGCGCCGCAAACAATCCAGAATGAGAAGATCTAGGCCTTGCAAAGCTTTGAAGCTGGCAGAGGAAATGTCAGAAACATCCGGTACATAGGCCGCATCGCCAATCCGGAATCCCAAAGCCGGGATTTCCCCGTGAACCACTTCGATCGGCAAAAACTCAATCGGTCCACCCGGGCCGTCGATCGCAACCTTTTCCCCGGCCGTCATGACATGCCGGTCCAGGATTGGCGGATAACTTGAGCCTGGCGGTGTTTCGAAACAATAGCCGAATGCAGCCATGGCCTTCTCAAACGTCGGCGCATCCATATAAACGGGAATGCGGCGCCGGTCGCGCACCATGAAGGCCCGAAGGTCGTCAATGCCGTGCAGATGGTCCGCATGGGCGTGGGTATAGAGCACCGCATCCATCCGCTGGACATCGGCTGTGAGCAACTGGTCGCGCAGATCGGGGCCAGTGTCTATCAACACTGTTGTGCACCCGTTATCCCCAAACTTTTCCACAAGCAGTGCACAGCGCCGGCGCCGGTTTTTCGGCTCGTTCGGGTCGCACAGTCCCCAGTCATTACCAATGCGTGGAACGCCGCCTGAGGACGCACAGCCCAAAATCGTCAATCGAACTGTCATGCTGCCCCAGCCTCCTTGAGACTGGTGGTTTGCGGCTTGGGTACTTTCTTGAAAAGACGGAAGAAATTGGCCGTCGTCTGGCGGGCAATTTCCTCTTTGGAAACACCTCTTGTCTCGGCCAGAACCTCTGCCGTCATCGCGGTGTAGGCCGGCTCATTGCGTTTGCCACGGCGCGGCTGCGGCGCCAAATAGGGCGCATCTGTTTCCACAAGCAACCGGTCGGCAGGCAATTCACGGGCGATTTCACGCAACTCTTCCGACTTCTTGAAGGTCAAGATTCCTGAAAACGAGACATAGAGCCCGAGTTCAATCCCAGTCATCGCGAGATCCCGGCCGGAGGAAAAACAATGGAGCAGGGCCGGGAATGCCCCCTTCCCCATTTCTTCCCGCAATATGGTGGCCATATCCACATCGGCATCGCGCGAATGGATCACCAGCGGCAGGCCGGTTTGACGTGCGGCTTCAATGTGAATGCGCAAGCCTTCCGTCTGAGCGTCCCTCGGCGCCTTGTCGTAAAAATAGTCGAGACCGGCTTCGCCAATGGCGACAACTTTCGGATGACCAGACAGCCGGACAATTTCATCAACCGGAATGCCGCGTTCAGTGCCTGCATTGTGCGGATGGGTGCCGACCGAACAATAAACTTCCGGATACGTCTCAGCGATGGCACGGATCTGATCGAATTTTCGGATATGGGTGCAAATGGTCACCATCATCTCGACCCCGGCTTCTTTGGCCCGGGCAATGAGATCATCGCGTTCGCCGTCAAAATCGGGAAAATCGAGATGGCAATGGCTGTCTACTAACATGAAGGTCGATCTGATCTTTGGTTGGTTATTCAGTCAAGCGTACATAAGGCTTAGTGCCGCTTCTGGCCAGCAGGTCACGGCATATTATCCTTGTTGAAGCTTCCTTAGGTTTAAGAAGAAGTCGAGAACGACCTGTTTTCGATCCAGGTTGAGCGCGTCGCTATCGGAGATGGCTTTTTGGGTTTTCTCCCACAAGGATACATAGCGGTAGGCGATCCCAGTTCCAGCGGTAAGCGAGCGGCGCATCTGACCGTGCAGCCAGTTTTCGGCAACATGCTGGAAACTCTCCCAGTTATCGGATTGCCCGCGCGCTGCGACAAGATCCGACAGGGTATGCAGCGCTTTCAGATCCATTTGGGACGCATTTTCTGCAAGCTTGCGCGTGCCCTGCGCGATCGCAAGGCCATCTCCGGCCAGAAGCGTCAACGCGGCGCGTAAACTCCCGTCCGCTGTTTCTGAGATTTCGTTTAATCCTGCAGCATCCGGTAGGCCGGCAGGAGACAGTTCCCGCAATCCGTTTGCGATGTCGGTTGCGGACAGCGGCACCATGTCCAGGCGCCGGCAGCGGGAGCGGATCGTTGGCAAAAGCCGGCCTGGAGCATGGCTTAGAACCAGGAACAAACACCGTTCAGGTGGTTCTTCAAGTATTTTCAATAAGGCATTGGCAGAACTGGAATTCATGTCATCTGCAGCATCAACAATACAGACACGCCAAGCCCGGGCGGACGCCGTTGTTCCGAAGAAATTGACCGTCCGGCGCACCTCATCCACAGGGAGATCCGCCTTGAAGCGTTTTCCCTTGTCATCCCATGGGCGGCGCAGGTGTAAGATGTTGGGATGTCCCCCGGCCGCGATCTGCCGGGCGACAGGGTGATCTTCGGGAATACTGAGATCCGTTGCCATCGCCGTTTGGCTGCCGAACCGGTCTGGATGGGCAAGGACAAATTTGGCAAACCGGAAGGCAAGTGTTGCCTTGCCGATGCCTTTTGGACCGCCAAGGATCCAGGCGTGATGCAAGCGCTCAGACCGATAGGCATCTAGCAAAGCTTGTTCAGTCTGGCCGTGACCAATCAACCGGCTGCGTTCGTGCGGCAAGGGAATGCCGGGCAGCGCATCAACTTCAGGCGTCTCAACGGGTTCTGCCTTGCGCGCCACGCCTACGCCTCCTCAGAAACTTTTGTTGTGCCGTTGGCGGGGTTCAATACGTGTTCGAACGCAGCCTCAACAGCCTCCCGGATGGCAGTTTCCACTGCTCCCAAATCCTTTGCACCATCAATCACCGCAAACCTGTGGGATTCTTCTTCCGCCAATTCCAGAAACCGTTGCCGCCGCCGTTCATGCACCTGCATTGCTTCGCCTTCAAACCGGTCAGGTCCGCCGCTCGCATCCGTCTTTGAACGCTCTTGGACCCGGGCCATGCCTATTTCTGCTGGAACATCGATCAGGAGCGTGAGTTCCGGCCGGATGCCGGCGACAGCAGCCGTTTCCAGGAGCTTTAGGTATTCGAGATCGACACCGCCCTCACCTTGATAGACACGTGTAGAATCGGCATAGCGGTCGCAAAGCACCCAATCCCCGCGCTCCAAAGCGGGTTTGATCAGCGTGTCGACGTGATCTGCACGGGCAGCGGCAAACAACATGGCTTCCCCGCGCGGCCCAAGGTCCTTGGCTTCTCCGGATAAAAGCATGTTCCGGATTTTTTCAGCACCCGGCGATCCACCCGGCTCACGGGTCACAACGACTGTTTTTCCTTTGTTTTCCAAGAAAGTTTTCAGCCGCGCGATCTGGGTTGATTTGCCGGCCCCCTCGCCGCCTTCAAAGCTGATGAAATGTCCTTGCACCTGGATCCGGTTCCTGTTGGTCGTAAAGCGCTTATGGTCGTCTGCCTGGACGCTGAAAATATTGTAAAGAGCAGATAGACCGAAACCGCTATCCAATCCAGCCAAATAGCAATTCTTGCACGCTGTCGAGTGCTTTGCCGACCAATCCGCCTTCGGGCACGGCGTTTCCGGTTTTTAAGGGGGCGCGATGGACGATCCCGTCCTTGCCGACAACGCGCAGTTCGCCGACCGTGACACCTTCTTTAACCGGAGCAACCAAAGGCCCCTGATACACAACCCGCAGCCGGTATTCTAGGGCGCCATCGCGCGGTAGAAACACATCGATGTTTTCGGCAGCGACAAGGGGAACAGACCCGCTGGTGCCGCCATATACACGGCCATCTATCACTGTCTCTCCGGCGGCAAACACTGTTTGGACCGCATAAAACTCCCAGGCGCCTTCAAAGATTTCCTTCAATGTCGCCAACCGGTGTTTGTCTGATTTTAAACCGGCGACAGAGGCGATGATCCGGCGGCCGTTCCGGTCGATCGAGCCCAATCCGGAAAACCCATCGGTTGAATGCCGGCCACCGCCAAGGCCATCGAGATTTCGGATTTCTCCGAGAAGCGGGTTTTTGTTGCGCTGGAAAATCTTGTTCCAGGTGAACTCCGGAATTGCGAACATTTTGTAGAGCTCTGCGTGCTCTTCGATCACATATTCAGCGAGCCAGGCCTGGTCCCGCACGGTCGTGGTGTTGACCGCTTCTTCATACCCGGTTGGATTGCCAAACTGGCTGCTTACCATACCAATGTCTGCAGCCAGTTTGTTCATCCGATCGGCAAAGGCTTCCTCTGACCCATCCAGGCATTCGGCGAGGATAATGGCAGCGTCATTGCCGTTGTGGACCAGAAGGCCTTTTAAGAGATCTTCGACGGCGATTTCAGATTTGATCGCGGCAAACATGGTTGCGCCCCGTCCGGATGGCGCTCCGCCGGTCCGCCAGGCGTGTTCGCTCACTCTGCACAGTTGATCCAAGGTCATATCGCCATCGGAAAGCGCCTTGAAAACTGTCGCTGCCGTCATGACCTTGACCAGCGCACCCGGAGAAAACGGTAGATCGGCATCTTTGGCGAATAAAACCGTGCCGGAGCCCGGCTCATAAAGAAATGCTTTCGGCGCTTTTGTTGTCAGTTCTTCAGCGTGGGCGCCTGTGCTCCAAATTGCGCCCATGAGACCGGCACTTACCGCCCCAGCAATGGCTGCAGTGCGCTGTGAGACTTGCCAAATTTTGAAAGATGACCAGAAGGGCATACCTGATTGCCGTACCTTTGCCGGGTTGCTGAAGTGCGGCAACCCGGTTCAGATTTTCAGCAGAGGCCTGCCTCAGTCTTCAGCCGTACGCCGCGCAAGTGCTGATAACGATAGGCCAGAATCAACCGTATAAGCCAGCACCGCATGAGCATCCGACACACGTTTGTTGGCTGTATAAGAAGAAATTGCGCTGCCCGGCGTGAGTGTTGTGGCTGCAGGAGCCGGAAGAGTTCCAAGAATGCCCGGTTGCGGCGCTGTCACAGGAGGTGTCGGTTCGAAGCGATTATTGGCGGCCAGCTGAACTGTGCGGCTGCCAGCTTCAAACACAATGGCTGGATCGACGGTGGCCGCAAACGTAGACCCCTGCCCGCCAAGCGCTGCAAGCGATCCGGTCGGACGGTAGGGGCGCGGTGCCGGTGCTGATGTCGGGCCGACAACCAGCCGCGGCGCGTTTTGGGCAATCAAAGTTCCTGGACGGCTGGTTCCAGGCTGAACGGCCCCTGGTCCGGTGTAGGACGCCATCAAATACTGTTCGTCCTGGCCATGGAGCGGCGCCCGGCCGACATATTCGACTTTAACCTTGCCAACACCCTTACTCTTGGTGTCGAGCATTGTCGCCACACGTTCCGACAGGTCAATGATCCGGTTGCCATGGAACGGCCCGCGGTCGTTGACCCGTACGATCATGGACCGGCCATTTGCAAGGTTTGTCACCCGGGCATAGGACGGCAGCGGCATGGTTGTGTGGGCTGCAGTCAGCGCGTAGCGGTCAAAGATCTCGCCATTGGCTGTCTTGCGGCCATGGAAGGTCGGCCCATACCAGGAAGCAAGACCAGACTTTTTATAGTTCGGATCGTTTTTCGGATAATACCACTTGCCGGCAATCTTGTATTTTTTACCAACGACGTAGCGTCCGCCGCCCTTCGGAACAGGTTTCCCGGCAGCGACCATTTTAGGGCTGCCTTTAACACCATATTTTTTCGGGCTGAATTTGGCTTTTTCCTGGGGTGCAGATCCGCAGGCCGCGACAAGGCCGGCTGCAGCTGCAACAAGCAGTGCGGAGCGCACCTGTCGATACACCAAGCGCACACGGTTTGTTTTGGACCTATCTATGCCAGTGTCATCGATAGACGTTCCCGCGACGCGGAAAGTCTGTCCGCCGATCCCTTGCATCCTGCCATCCTACTCGTTACGCGCTGGCAGCCCCACAGCTCACGCGATTTTACATCCGGGTCTTACTGATCACCGGTTTTAAGACTGTGTCCGGCTCGTTTGCCGGTTCGTTTGCAGATGCATGCCCCCGCATTGCATCCCACACCACCGCCCATTTAAACAAAATCGTCTTACTTCAAAGTAAACCCGCCGTCGACACAACAATCCGCTCCAAGAACGCGCGGGCACCGCTTTCCACCGGAAATTGATTTTTTGGGTTTCAAGGAATGAGTTGTAACTCTCTGAAAATCCGTCCAGTTTTCGGTCAGTCGACTGCAAAATGCGGCTGTTGCACAAAGGTCACGCGACGGCACTTA
Proteins encoded:
- a CDS encoding ABC transporter ATP-binding protein, which produces MERSDALSRLQSSGQYALELEAVSRHFGSLVALADINLAVRAGERRAILGSNGAGKTTLFNAVTGDFPVTTGRIRFFGEDVTSLPAQERIRRGLRRTYQISLLFETMSVRDNLFVACRGVAPNRASLKRSGPSDPAGESAQILAEAVHLAEVLDAPVGTLSYGQQRQLEIGMALAGAPRFILFDEPAAGLSPTERSELVEILTALPPHIGYVIIEHDMDVALRVTERVSMMHNGRVFKEGTPEEIESDPEVQALYLGDSHG
- a CDS encoding ABC transporter permease, which gives rise to MADSGPVLSVHGLNVYYGSSHALQGVDIALDQGVHAVLGRNGMGKTTLCNAIMGLVPVQSGSIRFDGRDITGLAPNRIASMGIGYTPQGRRLWPSLSVDEHLRLCAKAKSAWSVERIYETFPRLAERRNNGGGQLSGGEQQMLAIARALLPGPRLLVMDEPTEGLAPVIVDQVVELLCQLEAEREVSVLLIEQNLAVATSCAEDVSIMVNGQIKHVLGTAELAADRQLQERLLGVGRHSHDGDNGSSETSQITRQQSPSRKTPAVSKASNSVPEARAVPLNDYTPPPRWSADSWKDQEAPVKHSPNSNGQIPEAVKTAPKPTSLGDVIIVAGTFDTKAPELNFLRERLLAQRLPVRTVDLSTSGKPSSADIPPHHVAAFHPHGAAGVFTGDRGTAVAAMADAFEAWVKSAQGIRGMISAAGSGGTSLVTPAMRAMAVGVPKMMISTVASGDVGQYVGPSDIMMMYSVTDVQGINRISAQVLANGANALAGAVNYARSSPLEIENSKPPIGLTMFGVTTQCVQSIVSDLEDSYECLVFHATGTGGQSMEKLADSGMLTGVLDITTTEVCDMMMGGVMPATEDRFGAVIRSRIPYVGSVGALDMVNWHARRTVPDKYRDRLFYEHNPQVTLMRTTVEENRKMGRWIAERLNQMTGPVRFLLPLKGVSALDAAGQPFDDASARQALFDAIRGTFVSASNRKLIEIDNNINDPEFKRAAVAAFAEIAEGRTAPNAKI
- a CDS encoding phosphoenolpyruvate hydrolase family protein — encoded protein: MPRFERAELLSKFQKMKVDGIPIVGGGAGTGLSAKCEEAGGIDLIVIYNSGRYRMAGRGSLSGLLAYGNANEIVMEMASEVLPVTMHTPVLAGVNGTDPFCNFDTYLDDVKRVGFSGIQNFPTVGLIDGTFRANLEETGMSYANEVDLISRARSKQLLTTPYVFSAKDADAMARAGADLIVCHLGLTTGGAIGAETALKLSDCPAMVDEWADAALSVNPDVIILVHGGPVAMPEDAEFILNNTMNCHGFYGASSMERLPAEVALTEQTRAFKAIRATA
- a CDS encoding flotillin family protein, with the protein product MPSTALTLLIGLFVGIVVIVCLLNWFYLRGVSGRAYVRTGFGGRKVMIDSGMLVLPILHQVTPVSLGLSKMALKSEREEGLITSDRMRVDVDAEFFVQVAATPEAAALAAASLGDLTNQPDLLAAFYESEFLGALRSVAAEHTLNGLHENRAGFIDAVQARIAPVLANNGLELSSIAIRNLDQTALEHFNPANSFDAEGLTQLIGTVEERRQLRNSIEQKSAVAIREANLAAEKETLTLERESQLARLEQERDVEKRRAEQGAEIAREQAERSAEAEAARITGTQATNQHEIAAKEEVERSRLASERALDESRILREQERRRLEIERERFIELTKIEKAIAVLSKSVEEAGVRIEAEAQLTAAAKADENVAMAQDLCAAERSAAVSRIEADRDANAEQVLSAAHAEAERLRNEAENILTQDARAGRLRSQLIAKLETVIAETVKPIEKIDGIKLVHMSGGEGGGGRTPTDEVIDSALRYRVQAPMIDELMKEIGVDGANVSKMGDVFRSAKDAQSLAKGIGGNGNVNGAEKQQQKGHDNG
- a CDS encoding SRPBCC family protein, with translation MVEVFVSSVIPADVDRVWEAVRDFNAMPIWHPLIADSRIETGAPSDQIGCVRNFTLTDGSRIREKLLAQSDLEHSFTYSIVEADIPLQNYVAGMSLFPVTDGGVTYATWTAKFTCPEGQEDELHKMVSNDVFQAGFDTLKQRFS
- a CDS encoding regulatory protein RecX, which produces MPAERHYKKPTEERLLRAAVHYLERFASTEANLRKVLDRKVYRACQALDLDPGDFAEMLDTIVEKCVRTGMVNDLGFAEMKFASLRRRGQSKKKIEAQLRAKGVPPQILETVLAEDTSDELDAAARYAKRRRFGPFADPAKRADRRTKDLAAMCRAGFDYETARRVIDGDVDELTNET